One Micromonospora sp. FIMYZ51 genomic window carries:
- a CDS encoding DUF4184 family protein, whose translation MPFTLSHLAVVLPLRRGPLVVSALAAGSVAPDLPYVLPQATSADWGWYSNYNLTYTHQLGTGMLAGTITAVLLVALFHHLLKRPLIALLPPAAAARLTGAAERFNWAGPQQFAWVAVSAATGVLTHLAWDGLVHDNGAAWWSPLPDTRSVTEGLWWASTLVGALALAVWLHRWWRNTPRGRSGTLRPAVRWTTLAALVVAGMLGAVYQVMKHGDNPLDALRSIAVLRGAVSGGMSGLGAAVLFYAILWRIRWRSMSAPVA comes from the coding sequence ATGCCGTTCACCCTGAGCCACCTTGCCGTGGTCCTGCCCCTGCGCCGTGGACCGCTCGTCGTCTCGGCCCTGGCCGCCGGGTCCGTGGCACCGGATCTGCCGTACGTCCTTCCGCAGGCCACCTCGGCCGACTGGGGCTGGTACAGCAACTACAACCTGACGTACACACACCAACTCGGCACCGGGATGCTCGCCGGTACGATCACGGCGGTCCTCCTGGTCGCCCTCTTTCACCACCTGCTCAAACGCCCGTTGATCGCCCTGCTGCCACCGGCCGCCGCAGCCCGTCTGACGGGGGCTGCCGAGCGATTCAACTGGGCGGGGCCCCAGCAGTTCGCCTGGGTCGCGGTGTCCGCGGCGACGGGCGTCCTCACCCATCTGGCCTGGGATGGGCTCGTGCACGACAACGGCGCAGCCTGGTGGTCGCCGCTGCCGGACACCAGAAGCGTCACCGAGGGTTTGTGGTGGGCGAGCACGCTTGTCGGAGCCCTGGCACTCGCCGTGTGGCTGCACCGTTGGTGGCGCAACACACCGCGGGGACGGTCCGGAACGCTGCGCCCCGCCGTCCGGTGGACCACCCTCGCGGCACTTGTCGTCGCCGGCATGCTCGGGGCCGTCTACCAGGTCATGAAGCATGGCGACAACCCGCTCGACGCCCTTCGCTCGATAGCCGTCCTGCGCGGCGCGGTGAGTGGCGGGATGTCCGGTCTTGGGGCCGCTGTGCTTTTCTACGCCATCCTCTGGCGGATCCGATGGCGGAGTATGAGCGCCCCGGTCGCATAG
- a CDS encoding ABC transporter permease, which yields MTAHVLSDTGTLTGRSLRHILRSPDTIITTAVTPIALLLLFVYVLGGAINTGTDESYINYLLPGILLITIASGIAYTAYRLFLDMQEGIFERFQSMPIPRPSVLWAHVLTSLVANLASLVIVTGVALIMGFRTGAPVADWLAVAGILILFTLALTWVAVIAGLSAKTVDGASAFSYPLIFLPFISSAFVPTDSMPAPVAWFADNQPVTSIVNTLRALFAQQPVGNDIWIALAWCAGILVAAYAAATAIYRRKIS from the coding sequence ATGACCGCCCACGTCCTCAGCGACACCGGAACCCTTACCGGCCGCTCCCTGCGTCACATCCTCCGCAGCCCGGACACCATCATCACCACAGCGGTCACCCCGATCGCACTGCTGCTGCTCTTCGTGTACGTGCTCGGCGGCGCCATCAACACCGGAACCGACGAGTCGTACATCAACTACCTGCTCCCGGGCATCCTGCTCATCACGATCGCCTCCGGCATCGCCTACACGGCGTACCGCCTGTTCCTCGACATGCAGGAGGGCATCTTCGAGCGCTTCCAGTCGATGCCCATCCCGCGACCCTCCGTGCTCTGGGCGCACGTCCTGACCTCACTCGTCGCCAACCTGGCCTCGCTCGTGATCGTCACCGGCGTCGCCTTGATCATGGGATTTCGCACTGGTGCACCGGTGGCCGACTGGCTCGCCGTCGCCGGCATCCTGATTCTGTTCACCCTTGCCCTCACCTGGGTAGCCGTGATCGCGGGCCTGTCCGCCAAGACCGTCGACGGCGCGAGCGCCTTCAGCTACCCGCTGATCTTCCTGCCCTTCATCAGCTCGGCGTTCGTCCCCACCGACTCGATGCCCGCCCCAGTCGCATGGTTCGCCGACAACCAACCGGTCACGTCCATCGTCAACACCCTCCGCGCGCTCTTCGCGCAGCAACCCGTCGGCAACGACATCTGGATCGCCCTCGCTTGGTGCGCCGGCATTCTCGTAGCCGCCTACGCAGCCGCGACAGCCATCTACCGCAGAAAGATCAGCTAG
- a CDS encoding DUF1048 domain-containing protein, whose amino-acid sequence MTAKWIETLVGSLDQKKQYKQHMARMKALPEPYHGAAKANYRYFMYQGGIEDGNTLITMLGDFVDLWERAAAGGTPVRAIVGDDPVEFAETFLRAYSGKQWIDKERERLRTAIDAADHDASGETRA is encoded by the coding sequence ATGACCGCGAAGTGGATCGAGACGCTCGTCGGGTCACTCGACCAGAAGAAGCAGTACAAGCAGCACATGGCCCGCATGAAGGCCCTGCCGGAGCCGTATCACGGCGCGGCCAAGGCCAATTATCGGTACTTCATGTACCAGGGCGGGATCGAGGACGGAAACACGCTCATCACGATGCTCGGCGACTTCGTCGACCTCTGGGAGCGTGCGGCCGCCGGCGGAACCCCGGTCCGCGCCATCGTCGGCGACGACCCGGTCGAGTTCGCCGAGACGTTCCTGCGCGCGTACTCCGGCAAGCAGTGGATCGATAAGGAACGCGAACGCCTCCGAACGGCGATCGACGCCGCCGACCACGACGCCAGCGGGGAGACGAGAGCATGA
- a CDS encoding PadR family transcriptional regulator encodes MGNQMTEMLKGTLEGIVLAILARRSAYGYEITAWLRDRGFSDIAEGTIYALLVRVEQRGFVDVEKVPSEKGPPRKVYTLNAKGRQQLAEFWGTWSVLTERIAHLRDTDDQHDEGA; translated from the coding sequence GTGGGCAACCAGATGACCGAGATGCTCAAGGGCACGCTCGAAGGCATTGTCCTGGCGATCCTGGCCCGCAGGTCCGCGTACGGCTACGAGATCACCGCGTGGCTGCGCGACCGCGGATTCTCGGACATCGCGGAAGGCACGATCTACGCGCTGCTCGTCCGCGTCGAGCAACGCGGCTTCGTGGACGTGGAGAAGGTTCCCTCCGAGAAGGGACCCCCGCGGAAGGTGTACACGCTCAACGCGAAGGGGCGGCAGCAGCTCGCCGAGTTCTGGGGGACGTGGAGCGTCCTCACGGAGCGCATCGCGCACCTTCGCGACACCGACGACCAGCACGACGAAGGAGCATGA
- a CDS encoding DUF87 domain-containing protein has protein sequence MKEAERAALAALRFNWAPVPDDVWRPLPFHIDGLHAPVLREVLAGVDEAGASTDGSPLGLVVQGQRGSGKTHLLGWVRQQVQQQGGYFFLVSLLDTGSFWDSVLAALLDGLARPVPGGPQTQLKLLLQRLSALVGAPRTARRAVMGDTELTRAALDAFLTGLGDFDRHAARMCQETARALALSASEDIAHRDLAENYFLSGAEVVPGERAAWGMRRAPRSAQQIVQDLSWLLALTGPSVVAIDQIDTLIAQLAIQSDPALVGAAAMSPEQALMLARMADGLMSLRQSTRRTLTVLACIPNSWTIIKSTATDTVADRFRETPTLRRIDDADLGRAMIEKRFTLRYQEVGFIPPYPSWPVSPRAFAGAGDFTPRQLLIEIDRHIRACIADNEVRELMSLGEPPAAEPRAPRPTPIPAVGAELDRYDARFAELRDAADTITPRRRVSEDQEMPALLAAGLTAWILERGDAGEAFSVDSPPSTDPPLHARLRLTLDERTEDQVHWCFRAISDDHHGNAALARLRKACVAAALPAGLTRRKLFLLRNREWSSSAATQRAVATFTEAGGQTIGLDDEDLRILSALRVMLAEATMDLQGWLVERRPTRDLKFLQHALADIDGWQAAPTAGSPPPTAGSPSPTAVGMAPPSAEPAFVIGYGHDDEKPAALALETLRKHATIFAGSGSGKTVLIRRIVEECALQGVSAIVLDPNNDLARLGESWPTPPAQWRPGDPAKAQDYLAHTDVMVWTPRRTAGRPLSFQPLPDFTGVRDDPDEFAEAVEAAVASLAPRAMVTGRASRAHLGLAVLRKAVEHYGRRGGSRLQGLIDTLADLPDGIIDLDDADKIGLGLAQTLTAAMVNDPLFGGEGTPMDPGVLLTPEPGKRARVSVISLIGLPSDDVRQSFVNQLQLALFAWIKKNPAGDRPLLGLLVMDEAQTFAPSGAMTACTQSTLALAAQARKYGLGLIFATQAPKGLHNRIPGNAATQLYGLMNSPIQIEAARDMARAKGGDVPDISRLTTGEFYLAAEGAAPQKIRTPLSLTHHPRSPLTAEEVLARAAGGRLYHGASTSHEPLGAA, from the coding sequence ATGAAGGAGGCGGAACGCGCCGCCCTCGCGGCACTGCGGTTCAACTGGGCACCGGTACCCGACGACGTGTGGCGACCACTGCCGTTCCACATCGACGGCCTGCATGCCCCGGTGCTCCGGGAGGTGCTCGCCGGCGTGGACGAGGCCGGGGCGAGCACCGACGGCAGCCCGCTCGGCCTGGTGGTCCAGGGTCAGCGTGGGTCCGGCAAGACCCACCTGCTGGGCTGGGTCCGGCAGCAGGTGCAGCAGCAGGGCGGCTACTTCTTCCTGGTGAGCCTGCTCGACACCGGCAGCTTCTGGGACAGCGTGCTGGCCGCGCTGCTGGACGGCCTGGCTCGGCCGGTGCCCGGTGGTCCGCAGACCCAGCTCAAACTTCTGTTGCAGCGCCTGTCGGCCCTGGTGGGAGCGCCCCGGACGGCACGCCGGGCGGTCATGGGTGACACCGAGCTGACCCGGGCGGCACTCGACGCCTTCCTGACCGGGCTCGGTGACTTCGATCGGCACGCGGCCCGGATGTGCCAGGAGACCGCGCGAGCGCTGGCGCTGAGCGCCTCCGAGGACATCGCGCATCGTGACCTCGCGGAGAACTACTTCCTCTCCGGGGCGGAGGTGGTTCCCGGTGAACGGGCGGCGTGGGGCATGCGGCGCGCACCACGTTCGGCCCAGCAGATCGTGCAGGACCTCTCCTGGCTGCTGGCGCTCACCGGTCCGTCGGTCGTGGCGATCGACCAGATCGACACGCTGATCGCCCAGTTGGCGATCCAGAGCGATCCCGCCCTGGTCGGCGCCGCCGCGATGAGCCCCGAACAGGCGCTGATGCTGGCCCGGATGGCGGACGGGCTGATGTCGCTGCGGCAGAGCACGCGACGGACACTTACCGTCCTGGCCTGCATCCCGAACTCGTGGACCATCATCAAGTCCACCGCCACCGACACGGTGGCCGACCGGTTCCGCGAGACGCCGACGCTGCGTCGGATCGACGACGCCGACCTGGGCCGGGCGATGATCGAGAAGCGGTTCACGCTCCGCTACCAGGAGGTCGGGTTCATCCCGCCGTACCCGTCGTGGCCGGTTTCCCCGCGCGCCTTCGCCGGGGCGGGGGATTTCACGCCGCGTCAGTTGCTTATCGAGATCGACCGGCACATCCGCGCCTGCATCGCCGACAACGAGGTCCGGGAGTTGATGAGTCTCGGCGAGCCGCCGGCCGCAGAGCCGCGGGCGCCCCGACCCACCCCGATCCCTGCGGTCGGCGCGGAACTGGACCGCTACGACGCCCGCTTCGCCGAACTGCGCGACGCCGCCGACACCATCACCCCACGCAGGCGGGTGTCGGAGGACCAGGAGATGCCGGCACTGCTCGCCGCCGGGCTCACCGCCTGGATTCTGGAGCGCGGCGACGCCGGGGAGGCGTTCAGCGTCGATTCGCCCCCGAGCACCGACCCGCCGCTGCACGCCCGGCTACGCCTCACGCTCGACGAACGCACCGAGGACCAGGTGCACTGGTGTTTCCGGGCGATCAGCGACGACCACCACGGCAACGCGGCGCTGGCTCGGCTCCGCAAGGCGTGTGTCGCCGCCGCGCTCCCCGCCGGCCTGACCAGACGCAAGTTGTTTCTGCTGCGCAACCGCGAATGGTCCAGCAGCGCGGCCACCCAGCGGGCCGTCGCCACGTTCACCGAGGCCGGTGGGCAGACCATCGGCCTCGACGACGAGGATCTGCGCATTCTCTCCGCGCTGCGGGTCATGCTCGCCGAGGCCACGATGGACCTCCAGGGCTGGTTGGTTGAGCGCCGGCCGACCCGGGACCTCAAGTTCCTCCAGCATGCACTTGCCGACATCGACGGCTGGCAGGCCGCGCCGACGGCCGGTAGCCCACCCCCGACGGCCGGTAGCCCATCCCCGACGGCCGTGGGGATGGCGCCGCCGTCGGCCGAGCCGGCGTTTGTCATCGGGTACGGGCACGACGACGAGAAGCCGGCAGCGTTGGCGCTCGAGACGCTCCGGAAGCACGCCACGATCTTCGCTGGCTCAGGTTCCGGCAAGACCGTGCTCATCCGCCGGATCGTGGAGGAATGCGCCCTGCAAGGTGTCTCCGCCATCGTCCTCGACCCCAACAACGACCTGGCCCGCCTCGGCGAGAGCTGGCCCACCCCGCCCGCGCAGTGGCGACCGGGTGACCCCGCGAAGGCACAGGACTATCTGGCCCACACCGACGTCATGGTCTGGACGCCTCGGCGTACGGCGGGCCGCCCGCTGAGTTTCCAGCCACTGCCCGATTTCACCGGCGTGCGTGACGACCCGGACGAGTTCGCCGAGGCGGTGGAGGCGGCCGTCGCCTCCCTCGCGCCACGGGCCATGGTCACCGGCCGGGCCAGCCGGGCGCATCTGGGGCTGGCGGTGCTGCGCAAGGCCGTCGAGCACTACGGTCGCCGCGGCGGCTCGCGGTTGCAGGGCCTGATCGACACGCTGGCCGACCTGCCGGACGGAATCATCGACCTCGATGACGCCGACAAGATCGGTCTCGGGCTCGCGCAGACGTTGACCGCCGCCATGGTGAACGACCCGCTCTTCGGTGGCGAGGGCACGCCGATGGATCCCGGAGTGCTGCTCACCCCCGAGCCGGGCAAGCGGGCCCGGGTCTCGGTCATCAGCCTCATCGGCCTGCCCTCCGACGACGTACGCCAGAGCTTCGTCAACCAGCTTCAGTTGGCGCTCTTTGCCTGGATCAAGAAGAACCCCGCCGGTGACCGCCCGCTACTTGGCCTGCTTGTGATGGACGAGGCGCAGACGTTCGCCCCGTCCGGAGCGATGACGGCCTGTACGCAGAGCACGCTGGCGCTGGCCGCCCAGGCCCGCAAGTACGGCCTCGGATTGATCTTCGCCACGCAGGCGCCGAAGGGGCTGCACAACCGGATCCCCGGCAACGCGGCGACGCAGCTCTACGGCCTGATGAACAGCCCGATCCAGATCGAGGCGGCACGCGATATGGCCCGAGCCAAGGGCGGCGACGTACCGGACATCTCCCGGCTGACCACCGGCGAGTTCTACCTCGCCGCCGAAGGCGCTGCACCGCAGAAGATCAGGACACCGCTGTCGCTGACCCACCATCCGCGTAGCCCGCTGACCGCCGAGGAAGTGCTGGCCCGGGCTGCGGGAGGGCGGCTGTACCATGGCGCGTCGACCAGCCACGAGCCGCTGGGTGCTGCCTGA
- a CDS encoding ATP-binding cassette domain-containing protein → MTTTTREPAIRMRGITKSYRDLHVLRGVDFEVSAGSIFALLGSNGAGKTTLVRILSTLLKADGGTAIVHGFDVSSAPHEVRESISLTGQFAAVDGVLTGRENLILVAKLRHLKNPGAIADDMLARFSLTDAGNRRAGTYSGGMRRRLDIAMSLVGNPPVIFLDEPTTGLDPQARIEVWQTVRQLAKDGTTILLTTQYLDEAEHLADRIAILHEGTIIQNGTLAELKRLLPAATVEYVEKQPTLEDVFLALVGHTSDTGGRAAVSAGEESR, encoded by the coding sequence ATGACCACCACGACGCGCGAACCCGCGATCAGGATGCGGGGAATCACCAAGTCCTACCGGGACCTGCACGTGCTGCGGGGCGTCGACTTTGAGGTGTCGGCGGGGAGCATCTTCGCCCTGCTCGGCTCGAACGGTGCCGGCAAGACCACGCTGGTACGGATCCTGTCGACGCTACTGAAGGCGGACGGCGGCACCGCGATCGTGCACGGCTTCGACGTCTCCTCGGCACCGCACGAGGTACGCGAGTCGATCAGCCTGACCGGCCAGTTCGCCGCAGTCGACGGCGTGCTCACCGGCCGGGAGAATCTGATCCTGGTCGCGAAGCTGCGCCACCTGAAGAACCCGGGTGCGATCGCCGACGACATGCTCGCCCGTTTCTCGCTCACCGACGCCGGGAACCGCCGGGCGGGAACGTACTCGGGCGGCATGCGCCGACGGCTGGACATCGCGATGAGCCTGGTCGGCAACCCGCCCGTGATATTCCTCGACGAGCCGACCACCGGCCTCGACCCGCAGGCCCGCATCGAGGTCTGGCAGACGGTGCGGCAGCTCGCCAAAGACGGCACCACCATCCTGCTGACCACCCAGTACCTCGACGAAGCCGAGCACCTCGCCGACCGGATCGCGATCCTGCACGAGGGCACGATCATCCAGAACGGCACTCTCGCCGAGCTGAAGCGGCTCCTCCCGGCCGCCACGGTCGAGTACGTCGAGAAGCAGCCGACCCTCGAAGACGTCTTCCTCGCCCTCGTCGGCCACACCAGTGACACCGGCGGCAGGGCGGCCGTGTCCGCAGGAGAGGAATCCCGATGA
- a CDS encoding fibronectin type III domain-containing protein: MSLVAGPVDITDLPGTVSDPYNTTGVEGIDKIIDNTPYTKYFRATPTPWVRFIANNAAVVTGYSVTSANDSADRDPKDWVFEASTNGTTWTTLNTQTNQTFVERFAKKTYSFANAGSYRYYQLRTTANNGSPDFQIAELQIFGTTTGTVPAPAAPSGIVATAVSDEQVQITWSDNTRYETGYGLERRVGSGSWSLVKNLPIGTTRYYDLGRNGSTSYTYRVRALGTTNSSYATSSAVTTLSSTPPATYTEAYHGSGGPNELLTLVSATSDVVIYRDPQVPTNLSWVVTYIQEIYAHVRASYPAMQGQRLWVTLHNDPGPGGSAQFFAHPHTNYHSTIDMYDSDWSTSTATKRDVIAHEIGHLIEFAGYGIVNSPAYQIWSDSKWCEIFQYWAYLGAGLTADATRWYNDKSTDPVDGFPAATTDWFTQWFYPITDTYSGATTLNNYFQLLSQHYHQFNGLYARDMNMGEFVHFWSGATGANQLSLAQTAFGWHSTWQAQLDQAKIDFPGVTYTP; the protein is encoded by the coding sequence GTGAGTTTGGTCGCCGGCCCGGTCGACATCACCGACCTGCCGGGCACGGTGAGCGACCCGTACAACACCACCGGGGTCGAGGGCATTGACAAGATCATCGATAATACGCCGTACACGAAGTACTTCCGGGCGACCCCGACGCCATGGGTGCGCTTCATCGCCAACAATGCCGCCGTGGTTACCGGCTACAGCGTCACGTCCGCCAACGACTCCGCGGACCGCGACCCGAAGGACTGGGTCTTCGAGGCGTCAACGAACGGCACGACGTGGACCACACTGAACACCCAGACGAATCAGACCTTCGTTGAGCGGTTCGCGAAGAAGACGTACTCGTTCGCCAACGCCGGTTCCTACCGCTACTACCAATTGCGGACCACGGCCAACAACGGCTCCCCGGACTTTCAGATCGCCGAGCTACAGATATTCGGAACCACGACCGGCACGGTGCCGGCGCCCGCCGCGCCCAGCGGGATCGTCGCCACCGCGGTCTCCGACGAGCAGGTCCAGATCACGTGGAGCGACAACACCAGGTACGAAACGGGGTACGGCCTGGAGCGCAGGGTGGGCTCCGGCTCGTGGAGTCTCGTCAAGAACCTGCCGATCGGCACGACCAGGTACTACGACCTGGGCCGCAATGGAAGCACCAGCTACACCTACCGGGTCCGCGCGCTCGGCACGACCAACTCGTCGTACGCGACCAGCAGCGCGGTCACCACACTGAGCTCGACTCCGCCGGCAACGTACACGGAGGCGTACCACGGTTCCGGCGGCCCCAACGAGTTGCTCACGCTCGTGTCTGCCACCAGCGACGTGGTGATCTACCGTGATCCGCAGGTGCCCACCAACCTGAGTTGGGTGGTCACCTACATCCAGGAGATCTACGCTCACGTGCGCGCATCCTATCCCGCGATGCAGGGTCAGCGGCTCTGGGTGACGCTGCACAACGACCCGGGCCCGGGCGGAAGCGCCCAGTTCTTTGCGCACCCGCACACGAATTACCACAGCACGATCGACATGTACGACTCCGACTGGAGCACTTCGACCGCCACCAAGCGTGACGTGATCGCGCACGAGATCGGGCACCTGATCGAGTTCGCCGGCTACGGCATCGTCAACTCCCCGGCGTACCAGATCTGGAGTGACAGCAAGTGGTGCGAAATCTTCCAGTACTGGGCCTACCTGGGGGCCGGCCTCACCGCCGACGCAACCCGCTGGTACAACGACAAGTCGACCGACCCGGTCGACGGGTTCCCGGCGGCGACGACGGACTGGTTCACCCAGTGGTTCTACCCGATCACCGACACCTACAGCGGTGCCACCACACTGAACAACTACTTCCAGCTGTTGTCGCAGCACTATCACCAGTTCAACGGCTTGTACGCGAGGGACATGAACATGGGTGAGTTCGTGCACTTCTGGAGCGGCGCGACCGGCGCCAACCAGCTGTCGCTGGCGCAAACCGCATTCGGGTGGCACTCGACGTGGCAGGCACAGCTCGACCAGGCGAAGATCGACTTCCCTGGCGTCACGTACACGCCGTAG
- a CDS encoding helix-turn-helix domain-containing protein, whose protein sequence is MPTVGMARVAGTILDVAVPPASRRMAGVSMAGFRGRAEDFLSLQVVPYPACTVFIDLGDAELVDDASGARKRGSIVVGMTPGRVRGGGRDIDLVQVRLSPVVAHAVLGAHAESATTVVGLEDLWGRDAERTREQLHAAKSWDDRFAVMAAALARRQGTGRAVDPEIAFVWGEMLRSMGRVRVDRLATEVGWSRRRLWSRFRSQVGLTPKRAAMLIRFDQVAHRLAAGHSAARVAAEHGYVDQSHLSRDVLAFAGMTPTAVAVAPWLVVDDLAWSAQEQALRG, encoded by the coding sequence GTGCCCACGGTAGGCATGGCCCGGGTCGCCGGGACCATCCTGGACGTCGCGGTCCCGCCAGCGTCGAGGCGCATGGCGGGCGTCAGCATGGCCGGGTTCCGCGGCCGAGCGGAGGATTTCCTCAGTCTCCAGGTGGTCCCGTACCCGGCGTGCACGGTGTTCATCGATCTCGGTGACGCCGAGCTGGTGGACGACGCCAGCGGTGCGCGGAAGCGGGGCAGCATCGTCGTCGGCATGACCCCGGGACGTGTGCGAGGGGGCGGGCGCGATATCGACCTTGTGCAGGTACGGCTCTCGCCGGTGGTCGCGCACGCGGTGCTGGGTGCCCACGCTGAGTCGGCGACGACCGTGGTCGGTCTCGAAGATCTCTGGGGACGCGACGCCGAACGGACCCGGGAGCAACTACACGCCGCCAAGTCGTGGGACGACCGGTTCGCGGTCATGGCGGCAGCCCTGGCGCGACGGCAGGGTACCGGCCGGGCGGTGGATCCAGAGATCGCCTTCGTCTGGGGCGAAATGCTGAGGAGCATGGGTCGGGTACGGGTCGACCGGTTGGCGACCGAGGTGGGCTGGAGCCGCCGTCGGCTGTGGTCCCGGTTCCGATCCCAGGTCGGTCTCACGCCCAAACGCGCCGCGATGCTGATCCGGTTCGATCAGGTGGCGCACCGTCTGGCCGCAGGGCACAGCGCCGCCCGGGTGGCGGCAGAGCACGGCTATGTCGACCAGTCCCACCTGAGCCGGGATGTCCTGGCCTTTGCCGGGATGACCCCGACGGCTGTGGCGGTTGCGCCGTGGCTCGTGGTCGACGACCTCGCGTGGTCGGCCCAGGAGCAGGCGCTGCGGGGGTGA
- a CDS encoding alpha/beta hydrolase, with protein sequence MTDDQVVVARDKANRAASSRAGRIVTGLPDRRARIEDTTIDLPDRRLTLRVHRPKEAEHPLPLIVSFHGGGFIGGTAAQNDWLNSHLAARCPAVVVAVEYRLAPEHKLPRPIEDGYDTLVRIADEPLRWGIDPANIAVIGESVGGMIAALVAARTRTDGRPLRAQVLNYPTTDWTESMFDYPSMAANADNPTLPLSRLRAARILSTPSTLDPYTVSPVKFKNLADLPSALVVTAALDPVADHGRRYVERLREAGSAAHLSCYPRATHTFLSTPCLVPAARPARREILAFLRAHLRPRLAR encoded by the coding sequence ATGACCGACGATCAGGTGGTCGTCGCGCGGGACAAGGCCAACCGCGCGGCCTCGTCTCGTGCCGGGCGGATCGTGACGGGTCTGCCGGACCGTCGCGCCCGCATCGAGGACACCACGATCGACCTTCCTGACCGTCGGCTCACCCTGCGAGTGCACCGCCCGAAAGAGGCGGAACACCCGCTGCCGCTGATTGTCTCGTTCCACGGTGGAGGCTTCATCGGGGGCACCGCCGCCCAGAACGACTGGCTCAACAGTCACCTGGCAGCCCGCTGCCCGGCCGTGGTCGTCGCGGTGGAGTACCGCCTCGCCCCGGAGCACAAGCTGCCTCGACCGATCGAGGACGGATACGACACGCTCGTTCGGATAGCCGACGAGCCGCTCAGGTGGGGCATCGATCCCGCGAACATCGCGGTCATTGGCGAAAGCGTGGGCGGCATGATCGCCGCGCTCGTCGCAGCGCGTACCCGCACGGACGGACGGCCGCTCCGCGCCCAGGTTCTGAACTATCCGACCACGGACTGGACCGAGTCGATGTTCGACTATCCCTCAATGGCAGCCAACGCCGACAACCCCACCCTCCCGCTCTCGCGACTGCGCGCAGCCCGCATCCTCAGCACGCCGTCGACGCTCGACCCGTACACCGTGTCTCCGGTGAAGTTCAAGAATCTGGCCGACCTGCCCTCGGCGCTTGTCGTCACCGCCGCGCTGGATCCGGTGGCAGACCACGGGCGCCGGTACGTCGAGCGGCTCCGCGAGGCTGGCAGTGCTGCCCATTTGAGCTGCTATCCGAGGGCGACCCACACCTTTCTCAGCACGCCCTGCCTGGTCCCGGCTGCCCGGCCCGCGCGTCGCGAGATCCTCGCCTTTCTGCGCGCTCACTTGCGACCGCGGTTGGCGCGTTGA
- a CDS encoding DUF559 domain-containing protein: MSRKLADVPADRVVALPDLQTDALAMLVAREQADLAAVVHQSAVRHATPAEFAHAAVNRLEQVAVELLPAWLPEAAEEVRPDTAGLAAIRVAAAARARRDHYPGSFLPDLATFAVTARRAATATLPLRIRAAALARLVAAAFGRRKVVLLVEPTHTDGAVVAAGAAWLVHHGGPAVWLTGPGAAQLDGLARGRIEVPRAPSPPYGEQVVIGKPHPASTAEQRLEAALAAVSWSAGRRWNQSYQSHPLVAPVRLDLLWPDERCVVEIDGPEHCRPDRFEADRQRDVQLQLDGYVVLRFTNARVTHDVGAVVQQIGACLRNRRRDIAEGRLHGWR, encoded by the coding sequence ATGAGCCGGAAACTCGCCGATGTTCCGGCCGATCGGGTCGTCGCCCTGCCCGATTTGCAGACCGACGCACTGGCCATGCTGGTCGCCCGCGAACAGGCGGACCTTGCCGCCGTGGTGCACCAATCGGCCGTACGGCATGCGACGCCGGCGGAGTTCGCGCACGCCGCGGTGAACCGACTCGAACAGGTCGCGGTCGAACTCCTGCCGGCGTGGCTGCCGGAAGCGGCAGAAGAAGTTCGTCCCGACACGGCGGGCCTCGCCGCGATCCGGGTCGCCGCCGCCGCACGGGCACGCCGCGACCACTACCCGGGCTCCTTCCTGCCCGACCTGGCCACCTTCGCGGTGACCGCACGACGGGCCGCCACCGCCACCCTTCCGTTGCGCATCCGGGCGGCTGCACTGGCCCGCCTCGTCGCAGCGGCGTTCGGCCGACGGAAGGTGGTGCTGCTCGTCGAACCGACCCACACCGATGGTGCTGTGGTCGCAGCGGGAGCCGCGTGGCTCGTACACCATGGCGGCCCGGCAGTCTGGTTGACCGGACCCGGTGCGGCGCAGCTGGATGGGCTTGCGAGGGGCCGGATCGAGGTGCCACGCGCACCATCCCCGCCCTACGGGGAGCAGGTGGTGATCGGCAAGCCGCATCCGGCCAGCACCGCCGAACAGCGGCTGGAGGCGGCGCTCGCCGCCGTGAGTTGGTCGGCTGGGCGGAGGTGGAACCAGAGCTACCAGTCTCATCCCCTGGTGGCACCGGTGCGGCTCGATCTACTGTGGCCGGACGAACGGTGCGTGGTGGAAATTGACGGGCCCGAACACTGTCGCCCGGACCGCTTCGAGGCCGACCGGCAGCGCGACGTCCAACTGCAACTGGACGGATACGTCGTCCTGCGCTTCACCAACGCCCGGGTAACTCACGACGTCGGTGCCGTGGTTCAGCAGATCGGTGCCTGTCTGCGAAACCGCCGCCGGGACATAGCGGAAGGACGCCTTCATGGCTGGCGATGA